The stretch of DNA tacatcatatcattgctaactatgaagttattactatgtttttcaacagataatcccgaatgattgtgtgtctcatctgatgtatacacacggtagccttcatgttttgaacatacaaccaggtcttcctacgaatctgaactgtccataccgggtttctaaaagaagtggagacatgacaatcaaagaatggaaaaaatgtatggacagtcgtaaggagcttcttggaagcaacattcagcgaagggaaaaaattggagacaggatgatcgccattcttcataatggagagtcagggtctatattgttttatgctattttaccataagggtgtttaggtcctacctgatactgatgatcatgtgttaagaacaattatgtagggttgggttcgatgactatgaggatgatgatcgtatgacttattattaataacgagtagaagttgtatgatgatgcatgattagtaggacgagtacttgttattatatatgctgatgtatgcgagcatgcatgagttattatatcagcggataaaatgaacatatatagcagcagcgttggtaaaccaaggacgaagatataagagaggacacttctctctattagctagctaatataacaacctaaaaataacccccaaaacccctaaagcagccactttccaaaaaaaacatggacttttggtcccggttggtgccaccaaccgggaccaaaggccccctgactgggctcggtgcACAGAgtcacgtggaggcacattagtcccggttcttgtttgaaccgggactaatgggtggaggtattagtaacggcccgttagtcccggttcatgaaccgggactaaaggccctcacgaaccgggactattagctgtttttctactagtgtaagatCCATATATCAAAAGTGCACACGGTACAAAGAAGAACAAACTCATGAGTCCTCTCAAAAGGGTGAAGGAACAACCAAACATCAATACAACAGTGTGGCCTGCCATGCAGAGCTGGCCGGACGTAGGTACTCCTCTCGCTGTCACGCAGTGAGATAATATGAGAGCacttattcatatatatgtatatgtatgtgtATGACCTCAACGTACTCAGCGTAGATCGCTGGAGCTATATGCAGCGATGATGAGAAGAAGTGGTCGATCAACGAATCTTAGAACAGTCCACAGATGAGCTGATGGCGTAGGGGACGCTGACGCCGCACTTTGAAGGGACGCCGGCGGCCTTGCCAGCGTTGAGCCCACCAGCAGCGCTCTTGATGCACTTGCACGCTGCTTGCTTGTCAGCGGTGCTCCGGGCTGCACCGGCCAGACTCCTGACGCCGCTGCAGCAGGCCGCAGGCGGGTTGGCGCCATTGCCGCGTGCATAGGAGATGCAGGGGCTCAAGGCAGAGGTCACCTGACCGCAGGATATCGCCGCATCGCAGGCTACGAGGAGCATAGCGGCCACCATGGCGACCAGCACGAGCTTAAATATGTGATACCATTTGTAGTAAGTAAACTGTACACTATGATTGTGGCAAGTATTGCGTCCACAGGGATAAATTCGATTGGTGTGAGCCAATGCATAAATGTTTGTCGCTGGATGTTGGATTAGGTTGCTGGGTATATTAAAGCATTTGGGAGACGGTTGGATGTTGGGTTGGGCCCATTGATCGACCAAGCATGCATACCTAGCGGTGGAGTGTGGTTCGTTAGCGTGTGCAGCGCAGATTAATAACGACATGTACTCCTACAATGACCGACTGTGGAGTGGTTGAGTGCATTAATTTGGTTTGCTCGTGCAGGGCCACCGTTCAATCACCTTCATTGATGCAATATTCAGAGCTGTATTTTAATGATTAATTTGGTTTATATGAAGACATATCTTTGGGGTAAATCTACCATGTATTATTTACGGCACGGTGCACCCGTATTCCGCTTCTGTGTTACAAAATATCAATTTTATTATGCAAGTGGCTTTGTCGCATCGGGATCCTATAGCGGAAAATGGGTGTGTTGTACCGCTCCCATCAAAATATCAATTTTATTATGCAAGTGGCTTTGTCGCATCGGGATCCTATAGCGGAATATGGGTGCGTTGTACCGCTCCCATCTATGGTCTTTTGATCCACAAGTGGCGCTACTAGGAATGAGATTGGAGTACTTCTATCTTTTCAGTGGACTTTAAATTTGTATGTATACTTATCCATGAACAGAGAGAGTGGTAACTAAATTTACAATGCTATCAGCTCGTCTCCGGACACAACCACGTTGTTTTGGTCGGCACATCGAGCTCCTCAAATCGTCGGCAGAGCATTGTGCGAGCATGGACCATATCAATGGGCCACGATGTAGTAGATGTGTATAATAGCGCTGGCATAATAAATAGGGCCAACGGCCAACCTCTGCCGCGCAGGTCATTAAAATGTGTCATTTTCCTTCTCCGCTCTCTCATTTCACACACACCTCTTACCTTGTACTGCTACAAGGAATTAAAAGCCAACTTCTTTGGGCAAAGTTAAAAAGCCAACTTACATCGACTCTCTAGTCTTCA from Triticum dicoccoides isolate Atlit2015 ecotype Zavitan unplaced genomic scaffold, WEW_v2.0 scaffold60104, whole genome shotgun sequence encodes:
- the LOC119347192 gene encoding non-specific lipid-transfer protein 4.1-like, translating into MSLLICAAHANEPHSTARYACLVDQWAQPNIQPSPKCFNIPSNLIQHPATNIYALAHTNRIYPCGRNTCHNHSVQFTYYKWYHIFKLVLVAMVAAMLLVACDAAISCGQVTSALSPCISYARGNGANPPAACCSGVRSLAGAARSTADKQAACKCIKSAAGGLNAGKAAGVPSKCGVSVPYAISSSVDCSKIR